One segment of Deltaproteobacteria bacterium DNA contains the following:
- a CDS encoding NUDIX domain-containing protein codes for MEKLEVVNQKNLVIGQASRRQIHRLGLMHRSVHIFVFDAQGRLYLQRRSAQKDQYPGHWDSSAAGHVDPGESYETCARRELWEELGIKARLYWLARIPASAQTGWEHVDFYACRAETEPRPNLEEIDTGGFFAVAEIEAWLRDPGIKIAPGFRCLFVLWRHLASQIQGPEAAVLNRVPEV; via the coding sequence ATGGAAAAACTTGAAGTGGTAAATCAAAAAAATCTGGTTATTGGGCAGGCTTCCCGACGTCAGATACACCGTCTGGGACTGATGCATCGCTCGGTACATATTTTTGTATTTGATGCCCAAGGCCGGCTTTACTTACAGCGACGCAGTGCCCAGAAAGACCAGTACCCGGGACATTGGGACTCCTCGGCCGCGGGACATGTGGACCCAGGAGAAAGTTACGAGACCTGTGCCCGTCGGGAATTATGGGAAGAATTGGGGATTAAGGCCCGGTTGTATTGGCTGGCCCGAATTCCGGCCTCAGCCCAGACCGGCTGGGAACATGTAGATTTTTATGCATGCCGGGCAGAGACTGAACCCCGGCCAAACCTGGAGGAAATTGACACCGGAGGTTTTTTTGCGGTTGCGGAAATTGAGGCCTGGTTGCGCGATCCAGGAATAAAAATCGCACCGGGATTCCGGTGTCTATTTGTCCTATGGCGACATCTGGCTTCTCAGATTCAGGGTCCGGAGGCCGCCGTCTTGAACCGCGTCCCGGAGGTTTAA